One Streptomyces sp. NBC_01237 genomic region harbors:
- a CDS encoding HEAT repeat domain-containing protein translates to MTTPADEQILDALDRADAGWLARHLDARVCPPAVLGRLVRHEDSRVRYLGLTLLAERVGSPYGTAGEAGPAGPAGGGDPAGLGEPAALLPRLPAGSPEESLVLAGLHERFGPRLPRGSRPDWRAARLPVRVQVAWLRAEVLTDPAAIRDETPGELLYQAVRGSDIMNAHRPAHLVSELVDTRNPVLQAEALRLARQGLHAGLLSPATVRARLIPLLGAADADVAAGALGELAAPWAAVRPLDPALLAPGLTAESATGRPAVAAAALITAARHGHARLLRRTAEDQDLPPALRRNALELLGDLAERDDISGLLAVAARDPLLFGGPALTCLRGLHRRGHFPVSPDVRTVVGLALADHSVPSRDVATVLYTCRREMLDALTDAPADDPSWPRRLDLLVALGAQGTGELPIGAAVTALLRAAPTPGPFLAALRTLRHADAEEAVIGLLPHAPVSALTTLEAIGGRRTAEVLAEGLGLDTDEGPGAGEDTEAGPSADTGAYPRTATGTIAPPFRGVRDRALELLWHLSHDPESRHRLLVRLDPTDLPARIAADLGGPDEAELALLSARPDPDDPVAALCRLADHGGAGTLPVIADLLLRIVRDLALPRDANPAAVRPRAAGPTDEARPDTAGPTGEPEVPQEVVDAVHALGCRLHRRRRIRPVCLLDAADAQEAGHALVATTALDLLDRPALSGGEQAVLLRLLLQVPAAVRLRPRVHSLLRSRDPQVRKHVIALLARDAEGDDAQALSATLTVLTRSDDIRTVRQALLALGHARARWASASVAACLDHPNMNIKKTAASVLVRAGAPAAVPRLLHWLGRHDNPGLRTALVEALRAILGDACTATVLAAAEQSEDGRVRELLLAGLDNVLTPRAVLALDAQASPAVAALLGLLSSGGVRLASGSVAELAEPLSRHGITTHLSRAAQPPDAAAPAIDSLLTGGWNSSVALRIAGHSAAPDADRLRELRRLRPLLEDWLRLAESAPSADVRRRVLRCTLRLCPAPWTPGEVAAFARFGGTVTDAYDEVAHGQRDTAVAGEYAAGLMAVLIAVAPRLSAVERFTVAGAVRASAAGTAGSTSALTLLRGCGAVLVRADLDRALAGARLGADPWLTGPALLRETFGVPVRASASTASTAWRAALDAAVRTPWALEEFRRRDHDPAPGSRDRLDALIDAYPGAGPGVRERLVDWMTRLQPLDAPAWTISETAVPTREAAESRTSTPASAVRSVHLDDLDQPRSAALRARLLTLLEAPGADRRNAAAQALRAWPEPDISLAVLRAFLRGRVDDPATGTGLGDGTGTAYGPGTRIDLARALVAVDGAELRGDGVRPERVLRLAARLDPWDLPPLVPLLLGWWESGPPDLRTEALRVLREVPADVLAQLLGERIDTGATGLLELLSGRPLLRTPALTRARRRLRAEGRDALADALLLVEGPLRGPGAARADAAALEALRSPAPVVAVAPGARPSPTPPELLTLARTGTPEEIRRGLTLLTEEHGDRAAGSSRNAPSRAGRKPGPGLRDGGHPTPGDTGDQVVRELIDVLLRHPRTGVRLHAHRTSRALLDRSTYARQTMILLDDPQPDVVRMAIRTLAHASWEPAIPVLVGLLGHPQPAVRSAAHEAVGRFGAAAVPALRHAASHARPDKRSRYTDVLDRLTGADGT, encoded by the coding sequence GTGACGACACCTGCGGACGAACAGATCCTGGACGCCCTGGACAGGGCCGACGCCGGATGGCTCGCCCGGCACCTCGACGCGCGGGTCTGTCCGCCGGCCGTCCTCGGACGCCTCGTCCGGCACGAGGATTCACGGGTGCGGTATCTGGGGCTCACCCTCCTCGCCGAGCGGGTGGGATCCCCGTACGGCACGGCGGGAGAGGCCGGACCCGCCGGGCCGGCCGGAGGAGGCGATCCGGCCGGACTGGGGGAGCCGGCAGCGCTGTTGCCCCGCCTTCCGGCCGGTTCGCCGGAGGAATCGCTCGTCCTCGCCGGACTCCATGAACGTTTCGGGCCGCGGCTGCCGCGCGGGAGCAGGCCGGACTGGCGGGCCGCCCGGCTGCCGGTACGGGTACAGGTCGCCTGGCTGCGCGCGGAGGTTCTCACCGATCCCGCCGCCATCCGCGACGAGACGCCCGGGGAGCTTCTGTACCAGGCCGTGCGCGGCAGCGACATCATGAACGCGCACCGGCCCGCGCACCTTGTGTCCGAACTCGTGGACACCCGGAACCCGGTGCTCCAGGCAGAGGCCCTGCGGCTGGCCCGGCAGGGGCTGCACGCCGGACTGCTCTCCCCGGCGACGGTGCGCGCCCGGCTGATCCCCCTGCTCGGGGCGGCCGACGCCGATGTCGCGGCCGGCGCACTGGGCGAACTCGCCGCACCGTGGGCCGCGGTGAGGCCGCTGGATCCGGCGCTCCTGGCCCCCGGCCTCACCGCGGAGTCCGCGACCGGGAGGCCGGCGGTCGCGGCGGCCGCGCTCATCACCGCGGCCCGCCACGGGCACGCCCGGCTCCTTCGGCGGACGGCGGAGGACCAGGACCTTCCGCCCGCCCTTCGCCGCAACGCGCTGGAACTCCTCGGTGATCTCGCGGAACGCGACGACATCAGTGGGCTCCTGGCCGTCGCCGCGCGCGATCCGCTGCTGTTCGGCGGGCCGGCGCTGACCTGTCTGCGCGGACTGCACCGGCGCGGGCACTTCCCGGTATCCCCGGACGTACGGACCGTCGTCGGGCTGGCGCTGGCCGACCATTCGGTCCCGTCGCGCGATGTCGCCACCGTGCTCTACACCTGCCGCCGGGAGATGCTCGACGCCCTGACCGACGCGCCGGCCGATGACCCGAGCTGGCCACGCCGGCTCGACCTGCTCGTCGCGCTGGGCGCTCAGGGCACGGGCGAACTGCCGATCGGCGCGGCCGTCACCGCTCTGCTCCGGGCCGCTCCCACGCCGGGGCCGTTTCTCGCCGCCCTTCGTACGCTGCGTCACGCGGACGCCGAGGAGGCGGTGATCGGTCTGCTTCCCCACGCCCCCGTGTCGGCCCTGACCACCCTGGAGGCCATCGGAGGCCGCCGGACGGCCGAGGTGCTGGCCGAAGGGCTCGGCCTCGACACGGACGAAGGTCCGGGCGCGGGCGAGGACACGGAGGCGGGCCCGAGCGCGGACACGGGCGCGTACCCCCGCACGGCCACGGGCACGATCGCGCCGCCGTTCCGCGGCGTCCGGGACCGGGCCTTGGAGCTCCTGTGGCATCTGAGCCACGATCCGGAATCACGGCATCGCCTTCTCGTCCGTCTCGACCCCACGGACCTGCCCGCCCGCATAGCCGCCGACCTCGGGGGCCCCGACGAGGCCGAACTGGCGCTCCTGAGCGCGCGTCCGGACCCCGACGACCCGGTGGCGGCGCTGTGCCGGCTCGCGGATCACGGGGGCGCCGGAACACTGCCCGTCATCGCCGATCTGCTTCTGCGCATCGTGCGCGACCTCGCCCTGCCCCGGGACGCGAACCCCGCCGCGGTCCGCCCCCGCGCGGCCGGGCCCACGGACGAAGCCCGCCCGGACACGGCCGGGCCCACCGGCGAACCCGAGGTACCGCAGGAGGTCGTGGACGCCGTGCACGCTCTGGGGTGCCGACTCCACCGGCGGCGGCGGATCCGGCCGGTCTGCCTGCTCGACGCGGCGGACGCGCAGGAGGCGGGCCACGCCCTCGTCGCCACGACGGCACTGGACCTGCTGGACCGCCCCGCGTTGTCCGGCGGTGAGCAGGCGGTGCTGCTGAGGCTGCTGCTCCAGGTGCCGGCCGCGGTCCGCCTGCGGCCGCGTGTGCACTCCTTGCTGCGCAGCCGCGACCCGCAGGTGCGCAAGCATGTGATCGCCCTGCTGGCGCGGGATGCCGAGGGCGACGACGCCCAGGCGCTGTCGGCGACCTTGACCGTGCTGACCCGGTCCGATGACATCAGGACCGTACGGCAGGCGCTGCTGGCACTCGGGCACGCGCGTGCCCGCTGGGCGTCCGCGTCGGTCGCGGCCTGCCTCGACCACCCGAACATGAACATCAAGAAGACCGCCGCGTCGGTCCTCGTCCGCGCCGGCGCACCGGCGGCGGTGCCGCGGCTGCTCCACTGGCTGGGCCGGCACGACAACCCCGGGCTGCGTACCGCGCTCGTCGAGGCGTTGCGCGCGATCCTCGGTGACGCCTGCACGGCGACCGTTCTCGCCGCCGCCGAACAGAGCGAGGACGGACGCGTCCGCGAACTGCTGCTGGCAGGTCTCGACAACGTCCTGACCCCACGTGCGGTTCTGGCCCTCGACGCCCAGGCGTCGCCGGCCGTTGCGGCGTTGCTCGGCCTGCTGTCGTCGGGCGGCGTCCGTCTTGCCTCGGGGTCCGTCGCGGAACTGGCGGAGCCCCTGTCCAGGCACGGCATCACGACGCACCTCTCGCGCGCTGCCCAACCGCCCGACGCGGCGGCCCCCGCCATCGACTCCCTGCTGACCGGGGGATGGAACTCCTCGGTCGCCCTGCGCATCGCCGGGCACTCCGCGGCGCCGGACGCGGACCGGCTGCGGGAGCTGCGGAGGCTGCGGCCCTTGCTGGAGGACTGGCTCAGGCTGGCGGAGAGCGCCCCCTCGGCCGATGTACGGCGCCGGGTCCTGCGCTGCACGCTCCGGCTGTGCCCGGCCCCGTGGACGCCCGGTGAGGTGGCGGCGTTCGCCCGGTTCGGCGGGACGGTGACCGACGCGTACGACGAGGTCGCGCACGGACAGCGGGATACGGCGGTGGCGGGGGAGTACGCCGCGGGACTCATGGCCGTCCTGATTGCCGTGGCGCCCCGGCTGTCCGCCGTCGAGCGGTTCACGGTCGCCGGGGCGGTACGCGCGTCCGCGGCCGGGACGGCAGGCAGCACGTCCGCACTGACCCTGCTGCGCGGATGCGGTGCCGTGCTGGTGCGCGCCGATCTGGACCGGGCTCTCGCCGGCGCCCGCCTCGGAGCCGATCCCTGGCTGACCGGTCCCGCTCTGCTGCGCGAGACCTTCGGAGTGCCGGTGCGGGCGTCCGCCTCCACCGCGTCGACGGCGTGGCGGGCCGCGCTGGACGCCGCCGTACGCACGCCCTGGGCCCTGGAGGAGTTCCGCCGCCGCGATCATGACCCGGCTCCGGGTTCGCGGGACCGTCTCGACGCACTGATCGACGCCTACCCGGGCGCCGGTCCCGGGGTGCGCGAGCGGCTGGTCGACTGGATGACGCGGCTCCAGCCACTCGACGCACCGGCCTGGACGATCTCCGAGACGGCCGTGCCGACGCGGGAAGCGGCGGAATCACGGACCAGTACGCCGGCTTCGGCCGTCAGGTCCGTACACCTCGACGATCTCGACCAGCCGCGTTCCGCCGCCCTGCGTGCCCGGTTGCTGACCCTGCTGGAAGCCCCCGGAGCGGACCGGCGGAACGCCGCCGCCCAGGCCCTGCGGGCGTGGCCCGAACCCGACATCTCCCTGGCCGTGCTCCGCGCCTTCCTGCGCGGCCGGGTGGACGACCCGGCCACCGGAACCGGCCTCGGCGATGGCACCGGCACTGCGTACGGCCCCGGCACCAGGATCGATCTTGCCCGTGCGCTCGTCGCCGTCGACGGGGCGGAGCTGCGCGGCGACGGGGTCCGGCCGGAACGCGTGCTCCGCCTGGCGGCCCGGCTGGACCCCTGGGACCTGCCGCCGCTCGTCCCGCTGCTCCTGGGGTGGTGGGAGAGCGGGCCGCCCGACCTCCGTACGGAAGCCCTGCGGGTACTGCGCGAGGTCCCCGCCGACGTACTGGCACAGCTGCTGGGCGAGCGCATCGACACGGGCGCCACGGGGCTCCTGGAATTGCTGTCGGGGCGGCCACTGCTGCGCACTCCCGCCCTGACCCGGGCCCGGCGACGGCTGCGCGCCGAAGGGCGCGACGCCCTGGCCGACGCGCTCCTCCTGGTCGAGGGGCCGTTGCGCGGACCCGGCGCCGCACGGGCGGACGCCGCCGCGCTCGAAGCCCTGCGCAGTCCGGCACCGGTCGTGGCGGTGGCGCCGGGGGCCCGGCCGAGCCCCACACCGCCGGAGCTGCTGACCCTGGCCCGTACCGGCACCCCCGAGGAGATACGCCGTGGCCTCACGCTCCTCACCGAGGAGCACGGCGACCGGGCAGCGGGGAGCAGTCGCAACGCCCCGTCGCGGGCCGGCCGGAAGCCGGGGCCGGGGTTGCGGGACGGCGGGCACCCGACGCCGGGCGACACCGGCGACCAGGTGGTGCGCGAACTGATCGACGTCTTGCTGCGCCACCCGAGGACCGGTGTACGGCTGCACGCTCATCGGACCTCGCGCGCGCTGCTGGACCGCTCGACGTATGCGCGGCAGACGATGATCCTGCTGGACGACCCGCAGCCGGATGTGGTGCGCATGGCGATCCGGACGCTCGCCCACGCGTCCTGGGAACCGGCGATCCCCGTTCTGGTCGGTCTCCTCGGCCATCCACAGCCCGCGGTCCGCAGCGCGGCCCACGAGGCCGTCGGCCGCTTCGGGGCCGCTGCCGTCCCGGCGCTCCGGCACGCCGCCTCCCACGCACGCCCCGACAAACGCTCCCGGTACACGGATGTCCTGGACCGGCTCACGGGCGCCGACGGCACGTAG
- a CDS encoding glycoside hydrolase family 16 protein codes for MTVHLSRHTVRHASKRRRATLLALSLLCCSAVVTALPAGASAAPHSAAAPSAVAFSDEFDGPAGSAVNGGKWQIETGDNVNNHERQFYTAGNNNAALDGQGNLVITARKENPANYQCWYGSCQYTSARLNTSGRFTTAYGHVEARMKVPRGQGMWPAFWMLGDDIGNVGWPNSGEIDVMENVGFEPGTVHGTLHGPGYSGSGGIGAGYTLPGGAAFADAFHTFAVDWSPDSITWSVDGTVYQRRTPADLAGKQWVFNKPFFLILNLAVGGYWPGDPDGNTTFPQQLVVDYVRVTTG; via the coding sequence ATGACTGTGCACCTCTCGCGACACACTGTGCGGCACGCCTCCAAGCGCCGCCGCGCCACCCTGCTCGCACTCTCCCTGCTCTGCTGCTCCGCGGTCGTGACCGCGCTGCCCGCCGGAGCCTCGGCCGCCCCCCACTCGGCCGCGGCTCCTTCGGCGGTCGCCTTCTCCGACGAATTCGACGGCCCGGCCGGGTCCGCGGTGAACGGCGGCAAGTGGCAGATCGAGACCGGCGACAACGTCAACAACCATGAGCGGCAGTTCTACACCGCGGGCAACAACAACGCGGCACTCGACGGCCAGGGCAACCTCGTCATCACCGCCCGCAAGGAGAATCCCGCCAACTACCAGTGCTGGTACGGCTCCTGCCAGTACACCTCGGCCCGGCTCAACACCTCCGGCAGGTTCACGACGGCGTACGGGCATGTCGAGGCCCGGATGAAGGTGCCGCGCGGACAGGGCATGTGGCCCGCGTTCTGGATGCTCGGTGACGACATCGGCAACGTCGGCTGGCCCAACAGCGGTGAGATCGACGTCATGGAGAACGTCGGCTTCGAACCCGGCACGGTCCACGGAACCCTGCACGGCCCCGGCTACTCCGGCTCGGGCGGCATCGGCGCCGGCTACACGCTCCCGGGCGGGGCCGCCTTCGCCGACGCCTTCCACACCTTCGCCGTCGACTGGTCCCCCGACTCCATCACCTGGTCCGTCGACGGCACCGTGTACCAGCGGCGCACCCCGGCCGACCTCGCCGGGAAGCAATGGGTGTTCAACAAGCCGTTCTTCCTCATCCTCAACCTCGCGGTCGGCGGCTACTGGCCCGGCGACCCCGACGGGAACACCACGTTCCCGCAGCAGCTCGTCGTCGACTACGTGCGCGTCACCACCGGCTGA
- a CDS encoding DNA polymerase ligase N-terminal domain-containing protein gives MDADDTLRPRFVVQIHDARRMHFDFRLEVDGVLKSWAVPRGPSGNPSDRRLAVPTEDHPLEYREFEGVIPQGESGSGTVIVWDQGTYRPLSHDRQGAAVPFDESLALGHATFWLYGAKLHGEFALTRFRVGDEEDGVGQEAWLLIKANDRLAVRDGPGSPDPYHARSARTGRTLHQVAAAARGVDG, from the coding sequence GTGGACGCTGACGACACACTTCGACCCCGCTTCGTGGTGCAGATCCACGACGCACGGCGCATGCACTTCGACTTCCGGCTGGAGGTCGACGGCGTACTGAAGTCATGGGCGGTGCCCCGAGGCCCTTCCGGGAACCCGAGCGACCGGCGGCTGGCCGTTCCGACCGAGGACCACCCGCTGGAGTACCGGGAGTTCGAGGGGGTCATTCCGCAGGGCGAGTCCGGCAGTGGCACCGTGATCGTCTGGGACCAGGGCACGTACCGTCCGCTCAGCCACGACCGGCAGGGCGCCGCCGTGCCCTTCGACGAGTCCTTGGCCCTCGGTCATGCCACGTTCTGGCTGTACGGGGCCAAACTGCACGGCGAGTTCGCCCTCACCCGGTTCCGGGTGGGCGACGAGGAGGACGGCGTCGGCCAGGAGGCATGGCTGCTGATCAAGGCCAACGACCGGCTGGCCGTACGCGACGGACCCGGATCGCCCGACCCGTACCACGCCCGTTCGGCGCGCACCGGACGCACGCTGCACCAGGTCGCGGCCGCGGCGCGGGGAGTTGACGGCTGA
- a CDS encoding aldo/keto reductase: MSPMEQRTLGRTGRDVSVVGQGTWQLGGDWGEVAEPDAFGVLDAAVESGVTFFDTADVYGDGRSEQLIGRYLKDRPDAGILVATKMGRRADQVPENYVLDNFRTWNDRSRANLGVDTLDLVQLHCPPSSVYSSDAVYDALDTLVAEERIAAYAVSVETCAEALAALARPGVASVQIILNPFRPKPLDQVLPAAVAAGVGIIARVPLASGLLSGKYTEDTVFAPGDHRTYNRHGEAFDQGETFSGIDFATGVAAAAEFAELAPEGVTPAQTALRWIIQQPGVTSVIPGARSVDQARANAAAAALPPLPQSTLDAVRELYDRRIRAAIHDRW; encoded by the coding sequence ATGAGCCCCATGGAACAGCGCACACTCGGCCGGACCGGCCGTGACGTATCGGTCGTCGGACAGGGCACCTGGCAGCTCGGCGGCGACTGGGGAGAGGTGGCGGAGCCCGACGCATTCGGCGTGCTGGACGCGGCCGTCGAGTCGGGCGTCACCTTCTTCGACACCGCGGACGTGTACGGGGACGGCCGCAGCGAACAGCTCATCGGCCGGTACCTCAAGGACCGCCCGGACGCGGGCATCCTCGTCGCCACCAAGATGGGCCGCCGCGCCGACCAGGTGCCGGAGAACTACGTCCTCGACAACTTCCGCACCTGGAACGACCGCTCCCGCGCCAACCTGGGCGTCGACACGCTCGATCTCGTCCAGCTGCACTGTCCGCCGAGCAGCGTCTACTCCTCGGACGCGGTCTACGACGCCCTTGACACTCTGGTCGCCGAGGAGCGGATCGCCGCCTACGCGGTGAGCGTCGAGACCTGCGCCGAGGCGCTCGCCGCCCTCGCCCGCCCGGGGGTGGCGAGCGTCCAGATCATCCTGAACCCGTTCCGCCCGAAGCCACTGGATCAGGTCCTCCCGGCCGCCGTGGCCGCCGGGGTCGGCATCATCGCCCGCGTCCCGCTCGCCTCCGGACTCCTCTCGGGGAAGTACACCGAGGACACGGTCTTCGCCCCCGGCGACCACCGCACCTACAACCGTCACGGAGAGGCGTTCGACCAGGGCGAGACGTTCTCCGGCATCGACTTCGCCACCGGGGTCGCCGCGGCCGCCGAATTCGCCGAGCTGGCTCCCGAGGGCGTCACCCCCGCACAGACCGCGCTGCGCTGGATCATCCAGCAGCCCGGTGTCACCAGCGTGATCCCCGGGGCGCGCTCGGTGGATCAGGCCCGTGCCAACGCGGCGGCCGCGGCCCTCCCGCCGCTCCCGCAGAGCACGTTGGACGCCGTGCGGGAGCTGTACGACCGGCGCATCCGCGCCGCGATCCACGATCGCTGGTGA